The DNA segment TTCTTCCCGCCGCCCGGGACGACACCCGTGAGCCACCAGACGCCGGAGTCACCGCTCTCGACTACCGTGTACGGCCTCGATACAGCGACCGGGACGGTCCGGTGGACTCGCACATTCACTGACGTCCAGGACGTCGCCGTGGGCGATGGAATCTACGTCGCCGACACCGACCGACTCGTGGGGCTCACGGTCGATGGGAAAACGCAGTTCACGTACGACCAAGGGCCAGGCAGCTTGGTCGGGGCGACCACCGACCGTGTCTTCTACGTGACCGGCCAGGGAGTTAGTGCAACAGTTCACGGCGTCTCCCCGGACGGCAGTCGGGACTGGCGGCGAAATCTCCCGGTCGACGAAATCCTGGTCGATGGTGACCGGTTGTACACCGGCGGTGACACGGTTGCTGCAATTGACGCAGATGGAACTGTCGTTTGGACCGACAACGAGTACGGCCACTGGCTTCTCCTCGACCCGGACCGCGATACACTCTATACGCGGTCGCAGATAGCCGCCGACGCAGCGACGGCTTACGATGTTAGTGGAAGTAAGCGCTGGACGTTCGACCCACCATCGAAGGATGCGTGGCCGGAGACTGCAACCCGTGATGCAGTCATGGTCACCGCAATCACCGGGGATCACGCTGATGAGCCGTTCTATACGCTGTATGCCGTGAACGCCAATGGGAAAGCGACTGCCGCGCTCGGCAAGGACACGGTATTCGACGCGACCGGACTCGACGGAACGATCTATATTGGCGATGGAGAGTCGAATCTCGTCGCGCTCAACCCGTAGGTGACGGTTATCCGGATCGGCAGTCCAGGAAAGGCTTCGCGAAGTACGAGTCCCTCAGAGTCGTGGTGCGATTTCGGTGTTCTCTTAGGCGCTTGCTCGTTTAGTTCTCGTATGGGGGCCGGCATCCACGTCGAAGTTGAGTTGACCGGAGTTGATTCCTGTCCTGTGGTTTCGATGAGCGAGGATTCGGAGGTGACGTCGGTCTTCACCGACCGACGACCGGGACCGAACGGGAGTCAGGTAGTCGGGGAGCTCACGGTGAGCGCAGACGATGAACGGTCTTCACCCGAATGTGTCTCGGAGGTATTCTCCGATGCCACGGAGTCGGTCTACCGGTTCTCGAACGAGCACGGCGGCTGTCCGTGTGACCGCCTACCCGACCACGGTTGTCCAGTCCGCGACATCCACGCTGCGTCGGGGGCACTCGTCGTGTCGTTCATCGTTGGCGATGTCGAGGCATTGAAACCGATTATCACTGACCTTCGGTCGCGCTATTCTTCCGTCCACGTTCGTCGATTGACGCAGTCAAATGCCGATGGCCGAGAGGCGCTCCTGTTCGTCGATCGAAGTGCATTCACCGACAGGCAATTCGAAGTACTACAAACCGCCCACGAAATGGGATACTTCGCCCAGCCGAAGCGGGCCGACTCGGCCGACGTTGCAGCGGAACTTGATATCTCCGCCGCGACGTTCAGTGAACATCTCGCGGCGACGCAGGAGAAGCTACTCGAACAAGTATTCGAGCAATAGTAATGGTATTAACGTAACGGTCTTGCATATTGCTTAAATAAACCCAGGTATATTAGGAATAGGGCGTATCCCAGCTCCGCGCCGAAGACGAAGTGGAGACAATGCCCCAAACAATCTACCAGGAAATCGGCGGCCAAGAGGCGGTCGAAGCCGTCGTTGACGACTTCTACGACCGCGTCCTTGCCGACGAGCAACTCATCGAGTATTTCGAGGGGATGGATATGGAGGCGCTGCGCGCCCACCAAGTACAATTCATCAGTTCGGTCGCCGGCGGACCGGTCGAATACTCCGGGACCGATATGCGCGAAGCACACGCCCACTTAGATATCACCGAACCGGACTTTGATGCCGTCGCAGAACATCTCGAAGCGGCTCTCCGGAATAACGGCGTCGGCGACGACAATGTCGAGGCAATCATGGCGGAGGTTGCCGCGTTGAAGGCACCGATCCTCAATCGATAGGATTCGAGAGCGGTCGAATCCTGTATTTTGACCCGTTTTCCATTTAGTGTCTACCTCGGGTGTGTTCAGTAACTGTACGCTTCGACCTGCGCTCCTGTATCGTCGAAGACGAAGACGGTATCACCCGAGTTGTTCCAGATCGCAGAGCCACTGCCCCAGTAGAGGTCGCTCGACGAATCCGTCCCACTCCCAGTATGGAGCATCACTGTTGCGCCGGCATCGAGGCTAAACCCACTTGGGAACGCGTACGTATGAGCGGTTTCGTCCTCGACCGTATACCCACTCAGGTCGAGCGACCCGCTCCCTGTACTCTCGAAGACCACATACTCGTCGTTGAGATTGTCCGTGTCGCTTCCGGAAGCGTCCGCGTGGACGCTCTGGACGGAGATGTCGCCCGTTCCTGAGGAATCGGGATACGAGTGCTGGACGACGAGCGCGCCCGTATCGTCGTAGACGGAGCAGGTGTCGCTGTCGTTGTTCCACACCGACGAGCCTCGTCCCCAGTAGAGGTCGCTCGACGAATCGGTGCCACTGCCCGTATGGAGCGTCACCTGCGCGCCGGGCGTGAGCGTGAAGCCGCTTAGGAACGCGTAGGTGTGACCAGCACTGTCCTCGACGGTCCAGCTAGTCAGGTCGAGATTACCACTGCCCGTGTTCTCGAAGACCACGTACTCGTCGTTGAGGTTGTCAGAATCACTGCCCGACGCATCTTCGTGAATCTCGGCAATCGAAATCGACCCCGTTCCGCCGACGGAGGGGTAGGCCGAGAAGATCGGATACGAGGTGTCGAACGCGGTCGTCGTCGGGAGCGTCGAATCGGCGTTGACGTTGTTCGTCGAGTCGGTCACCTTGTCGTCGTTCAACCGGAGTTCGGAACCCAAGCCACTCGCGACGTCGTTCAGGTTCGTCACCGCAGAGTCGGGTGCACCGCTCGCGCCCATTAGGATGACCGCACCGCCGTCGTCGACGTGGCCCTGCAGTGCACTCAGCTCCGAACTCGTGAACGCCTCGGCGGGCGAGGTGACGATGAGCGCCTGGCCACGCGAGAGGTTGTCGGTGGTGAGGTTGTTCACTTGCTCGAATTCGATGTCGAAGCCTTCGAGGTGGCGCTGGTAGTAGGCTGCATCCTCACTGCCGAGCGCCCAGTCTTCGGTGAACTGTCCGTGGCCACCGTCGATCAGGACCTGGCCGTCGAGCGAGGAGAGGTAGTCGATGAGGTTCGTCAGCACGACGAAGTTCTCGTACGTGCTCGTATCCACCGCGAAGCCTTCTTCCTGTTCGCACGATTCATCGATGAGCAGTCCACCGACGATGGCGACGCCCGCCGTTTCGTCCACCCCGACGAGCGGGAGTTCGTCCGACCCGTAGTCGTACCCACCAGTTGTCGACTGGGTAGCCGAGGACTCCGCATAGATTGCGGCCTGCTTGTCAGGGAGCGCACCGGACGCTGTCTTCACAGTCGTTGCTTTGGGGAAGAACAGATTGTCGGCGTCTCGGTTACGGTACTCGGTGGAGTTTGCTGGGTCGCTCTCCGTCCAGACGTGCAGGGAGTCGGCCTGGGCAGTCACCTCGGCATCGTAGAACGATTCGTGGTTCAGGAACGACGAGCTGTAGAGGCGGGCGTATCCTTGCGCGACCATATCGTAGTTGTAGAACGTATCGCGGGCGCCGTTCCCCGATTTGTCGTAGTGGATGTACCCCAGCAGTCGGTCGTAGGTGTCGAAGATGCCCGGTTCACCGTCGTCGAACGAGAGGTCGACGTTGATACCGCTCAACTCCTGGGTAGCGTAGTCCGACGCATTTGCGCCCCAGGTCGCGAGGTAGTCAAGGCTCTCGATGCCTTCCCATTCTTCTTCGCGCTCGTGCTGCTGGTACTGGGCTTTCTCGGGGGTGTCGATTCCGAGAACCCGAACGGTTTCTTCGCGGCCGCTATCGAAGCGCACGTCGACCGTGTCGCCGTCGTTGACGTCGACGACGGCAACGTCGTGAGTGGCGTTCGGGTCAATCTCCATCCCCGGCCGATTCGCGAAGTAGTCGAAGGCGCTATTGTAGCGATCCGTGGTCGGCTTGTAGTACGCCCCACCGTTGTTCGTGTTGTCGGTCACCTGGTCGTCGTTGAAGCGGAACGCGAGCGAGAGGCTAGTAGCGAGGTCATTGAAGTTCGCCGTCTCGTCGTAGTTCGAGTAGTCAGCGCGGTCGTGGAGGAAGAGCACACCGCCGTTGGCCACGAAGTCAGAGAGTGCCTGTTTCTCCGAGGACGTGAACGCCGTCGAGGGTGCGGTAATCCACGCGGCGTCGGCCGTCGAGAGGTCCGAAGCGAGCGTCGAGGTCGCCTGGACTGAATAGCCGTTCTCGCCGGCGTAGTTCGCCATGTTCGAGAAGTCGGTGAGCGGGTGGTACTGGTCGTGGCCTTCGTCGTAGAAGACGGTCCCGGAGCCTCCGAGGTGGGCGTCCCAGACGTTCAGGACGAACTCCTCGTTTCCGCTTCGGAAGTTTGCGTTGTTCGAGACGAGGGTTGCGCCGAAGCCGACGACATCCCCGTCAACGGCGACGAGGGGGATGTCCGTCGACCCGTAGTCGACGGCATCGCCGTTTCCATCGGAGTCTTCGTTCGATGCCGTCGTTTCTGCCCAAACGGCGACGTTCGAATTGGTGGTCAGTTTTCCGTTGTTCGCGTTCAACAGGCTCGCCGACGAGTCGAATTCGAGGTGTTCAAGCGTCCCTGTGGCAGCGCTCGCGAAGTCGATTGTGTCCGTACTGGTTGTGCTCCCGGCGGCAGCAAGTCCAAGTACGCTGATGAATTGACGACGGCGCATAATAGCAACATGTGAAATACCGCAATAAATTCTTGGAATAGTTGTATTAAGACACACAGTGTCAAAATGTGGCCAACGGTGATTCGGCATACCGACGGTAAGCACCATCGTCCCAGATAGTAAAATTGTGATTAGTAAAATCGTGATTTAGATAATCGGCAGTGAATCAACGAGAGTGCACGAAAGCGCGTTGAAGAAGAGTCGGTAATCGCGATTCATGAAATTGGTCGTCGATGCGAACGTCGTTATCTCGGCACTGACTGCAAACTTGAAATCAAGAGAGCTCAGCTGACCGTTCGAGATGACCTGAAGGGTTCTACCCTTCTACTTCACAGAGACACTCATGTCGCTGTGATGAACGACCAATGACGAATGCATGGGTTTCGCTTGCAAGAAGATACATCTTCTCAGCACGGTCGGCTGCAGCAAGCCCATCCTGATAGTACGTCTTTGCACGGTGGTTTCGCCAGAGATCTGCGAGATCCTCAGCTACCGACTCGGCAAAGATTCCAACTGAAGCTGCTTCGCGGTATACCCCGGGATGAGTACCAGGTAAGTCGTCTGGTTGCATCGTTCCACGTTCGAGTAAGCGGAACTCGACCGTCCGTTCGATAGCCACAAACGAAGCTTCGATGACGAGAGTGTAATAACCCGCTTCACGAAGCGAGTGTGCGCCAGCGAGCAGTCTACCTGAATTAAGGAGAGAGTCCCGCCGTTTACGGCGGGCGTGAATCCGATACTCCACGACACAAACCACGTTCGACGCTTACTCTGGGGTATCCTCTCTAACCTTTTTCTCGCCTTCAAGGAGCAGCCCCTTCCATGTCAGTCCACGGTGTTTTTTCAATTCCTTCAACCGCTCGTACTGTTCCTCGTCATCGAACTCGATGCGTACTTCGACCATGTAGTAACACATTAGCCACATACTTATGTGTGTTCGGATGCAACCAGTAGTTGATGAAGCGAGCCAACACGTTCGAGGTGGTTCCTCTGTCCAACGAGGACGAGGAGTTGCTTCGACGCTTGTTGGACGCTTCTGCCGCTCTCTGGAACGAAATCAACTACGAGCGCCGCGAACACTACGCAGACCCAGACAGAGACGTATGGGAAATAAGCGAGTACCGTGGTCGCTACGGCGGTGTTCTCGGTGCTTCGACAGTCCAGCAAATCGAACGCAAAAACTGCGAAGCATGGAAGTCGTTCTTCGCGCTCAAGAAGAAAGGCGAAGCCAACGGAAAACCCGGATTCTGGGGCAACTCAGAAGACGGACGGGAACTCCGAACGTCTATCCGAAACACGTCATACTCTGTCGAGTGGGGCGAATACTCTCGCCTCGAAATTCTCGTCGGCAAAGACCTGAAAGACGAGTACGGGCTTGGATACCGTGAGCGCCTCCGACTCGAAGTTCGGGGCGACCCCAACTGGAAGGAGTACGAGAAACAGGGTCGGTTGGAGTTGTTCTACGACGAGCAAGCACAAACGTTCAGGGCCTTTCAGCCAGTCACAATCAGCGAAGACCATTCTCGGCTGGCACACCCACTGGCTTCCGAAGAAGCCGCTCTGGATATTGGTGCGAACAATCTCGTCGCCTGCACAACCACGACCGGGCAGCAATACCTGTATGAGGGACGCGACTTGTTCGAGCGATTCCGCGAGACAACGCGAGAAATCGCACGCCTTCAATCCCTCTTGGAGGAAGGTCGGTACAGTAGTCACCGCATTCGACGCCTGTACGACCGGCGTACCAAGCGACTTGACCATGCTCAGGACGCACTCGCCCGCGACCTCATCGAACGACTGTATGGCGAGGGCGTATCGACGGTGTACTTCGGAGCGTTAACTGACATACTCGACACATACTGGTCGGTAGAAACGAACGCGAAAACGCATAACTTCTGGGCGTTCCGAGCGTTCGTGAACCGACTGGCGTGTACCGCCGAGGAATACGGTATGTCAGTCGAGGTTCGGTCTGAGGCGTGGACGAGTCAGGAGTGTCCCAACTGTGGTTCAACAGAAGACACGACGCGCCACCGTGACACGCTGACCTGTCCATGCGGTTTCGAGGGACACGCAGACCTCACGGCGTCAGAGACGTTCTTGAGACGGCAGACAACGGTAGCACGGTCGATGGCACGGCCTGTATGCCTCAAGTGGGACGACCACGAATGGTCAGAGTCACCACGCTCAGTTCCCAACGAGGAGCATACAAACCTGCAAGTTGCCTCCGTGGGTCGGTAAGCGATACCCCTAGCGTGAGGAAACCTCGCCGTTCACAGCGAGGAGGATGTCATTCATCTGCGAACACCGCCTTTCGAATCGACTGAAGACGGTCATCGCCATACACCGTGATTCCCTCTTCGAATATCTCCTGAAGTTTCGCTCCCGCTCGTTGCGCACTCTCTTTCGATTCAACGTACGGTTCGAATACAAATCGATCTCCGTCGAACCGCTGGTCACTAAGATCACCGACTACATCTGTAATGAGTCGCCGTGCGCTCGTTCGGTCACCATCAACGACGATGAACAGGTCAATGTCACTTCGTCTGTCGGCAGTACCGCGAGCGACGCTTCCAAAGACGATAATCCCGAGGACAGTATTGACCTCGTCAGCCTCAGCAATGGTTTCACGAACTTGTTCGACGAACGTCCGTATTGGGTCGCGAAACTCTGTTTGTTCGATTCCCAGTATCGGATCGTCTTTTTGCAGGCGGTCTGGGTCGATTGAGACGTAGTTTCGCTGCGGCGTCTCTCGGATTCGAACTGCTCCGATACTGTCGAGTAAGTCAATGGCTCGCCAGACCGTCGAGCGAGCGACGTCTGTTGCATCGACAAGTTCTGGAATCGTGAATTCTGTCTCATGGGCATCGGCTAGCAGACGGAGGATATCGTCGGCGACACCGATACGGAACACGTCGGTATCTCTACTTGGGGGTACGTCGATGCAAATGGCCGTCTGTCGTTTCGCCATCTCGGATACTATCTGATTCTATGCAACGACATATAAAGATGAGTGGTTCTATCCACAACAGGATGTTTTCCAGCCAGACTCAACGAAGACATTGCAGGTGAGTATCATGTGGAGAAAACTACAAACGTTCGTATCACCTCGATAATACGCGCCACCCTCAATTTCCAGCTGGTCTTTACGAGATGTTAACGCGGTGCACTGCGAGGGAGACGTATCGCATCTCCTCCCAACGACAGCGCCGGTGATGCATCGTCTGCGAACACTCCCGCACCACGAGAGTACATACAAATCCAGCCGACGACAGACCAAATCTCCCCGGACGGAGTCGAGAACCATGTTCGTCGCCTGCACAGGTTCGCCCGAGAGTCGGATGACCGTTCATGGCATGGACGTCTTCGCTCGAAGGAACCTCAGACACCGAAGACAATCGAGTGGCTCATCGTTGCGACGTCCGATGAAACGCTCGAGTATTACGTCGGCATACACGGCTCAGAGAACTCGTCTCTCGACTCGCTCGAAGGTGTTCTACGAGGAATCTTCCCGGACAGCTACGAGTTCAGTCGCGAAACAGTCGACCCAGATATCCTCCTCGACAATTCCCTAGGACCTACCGAGACGGCCACCGACAAAGAGGGCAGACCTGAAGGCGAAGCACCGCCAGAATCGTCCGTCGCGAGCATCGAATTCTATAGTCAGGGTGAACGCCGTGAGGACTGGCAGACACGCCTCACTCCCTACAGTGACTTCCAGACCGACGACTCTGATGCGCGACCGCCGCTCACCGCGGTCGTAGAAACGCTGGCCACGACGGACGTCCCCGTCGTCTTCCAAGTGCTTCTCCGTCCGAAACCCGACTGGACGCTCAAGGCGGACTTGCGACGCCGCAAGCTCGAAAAAGGCGAAGAGTCGTTCCTCGGTCGAGTCGTCGAGAGTCTCTTCGTCCCGAACTCACCGACGGAAGAGACGACAGCGCAGACACAGCCGGTCACCCCCGAGAATCAGCGTCGGTTAGACGAACTCGACGAGAAGGAGACGCGCCATTGTTTCTCGGTGAACGTCCGAGCGGTAGCCACCGCTCGTGACCCTGCAGCCGCGAGCAGCGCTGTAGGTTCGCTCTCGACGGCCCTTGAACCAATCGGGCACTCCTGCTATCAACTCGCGGTGGAGACGAACGAGGCGGCTCCTCGTGACGCTGAAAGCAACCGGACAAACGCACTCGGTACACTCGATGCCATTCGTGACCGGGAGTTTCACGAGATGCAGACCGGTTTCTGGACTCGTCTCCCTGGAAGGGGAACAGGCAGTCCCGAGATCATCGCCGCACCGGACGAGGTTCCAAACTTCTGTCTGCTCGGTGGGGCTGGACTCACATCGAACGCGAAGCGAGCCCTCGATCTCACACCAGGCGAGCGGACGGCCGTTCCTCGACCGCCCTCCGAGCACCTCGAACCGTATCTGGTACCTGGACTTACACTTGGCCGCCCGTTGACGCAGGACAACGCGCCAGATACGGAACTGCTGTCACTTCCGCCAGCACTCCAACCGCTCCACGTTGCGTGGTTCGGCAAGACCGGGTCGGGGAAGTCGACGAGCCTCATTCGGGCGATGCTCGACAACCACGTCGCAAACGACGGCCCCTCTATTCTCATCGACCGGAAGGGCGACGGCATGCCCATCGAGTATCTGCGTGCCCACTACGCGACGTACGGCACCCTCGAGAACATCTACTTTTTCGATTGTGCGGAAGTGCTGCCTGCACTCTCGTTCTTCGATATTCGACCACAGCTTGCGGTCGGCGTCGACCGCGCCACGGCAGTCCAGGACGTGGTCGACCACTATATCGAACTCCTAATCGGGATTATGGGCAGAAACCGCTTCGAGCGAGCCGTTCGGTCACCGGACATCATCCGCTACCTCGTCAAGGCGTTGTTCGACCCGGTGCATGGCTCGGATGCGTTCTCTCATCGCGACCTCCAGCGGACGGCGATGCGAATGGCCGACACGCAGGATGCTCCGCCGGTGAGCGACGAGGATCTTGCGGTCCTGCTCGGTGGGGTGGTCACGACCAGCCAACGGTCGTTCGTCGAAGTAATGCAGGGCGTGCTGAACCGTATCGAGAAGGTCCCGCTCGACGACCGCCTCGCCGAACTCTTCAATCACGTCCCGGACGGGGGAGATGAGACGGACTCCCAGTTCGACTTCTTCGATGTCCTCGAGGAGAATGCGGTGGTTCTCATGGACACGAGCGGCCTGCGCACAGAGAGTCGACGGGCGCTTACGCTCGTCGTCCTCTCGAACCTCTGGACGGCGCTTCGAAGACGTAAGCACCTTCACACGAAACGAGGGGCCTCTAGAACGGACTCCGAAACTGGTGAAGAAACGCAGGACCCGTCGCTCGTAAATCTCTACATCGAGGAGGCAGCTGACGTCGCGGCGTCGGGGCTGATGACCGACCTTCTTGCCCAGTCGCGTGGATTTAGCTTGTCGGTGACGTTGGCGATGCAGTTTCCGGCGCAAGTCCGGAACGCGGATACCGAGGCCTACGCGGAGATTCTGAACAACATCTCGACGATCGTCACGGGGAACGTCGCGGTCGACGCAGATTTGGAACGCCGGCTCGCGACCGAGGGGATGCCCCCGAGCGAGGTCGGCAATCGCTTGCGTGCGCTCAGGCGCGGCCAGTGGTTCGCGACGCTTCCGGCGGGATTCAACGACCCTGAACCACGGCCGTTCCTCCTCGAATCTGCGCCGCTTCCTGCTGGGCATCCGGAGGGTGATGCGCCGCTGTCTGAAACCCAGGCGCTCGCGTTCGACGCGCTCGTCGACGTTGTCCGTGACCAGACGCGACTTGAGGCCGGACTCGACATGCTCGGTGACGAACCTCCTACGAATACCGATGTACAGAACGAGGTTTCAGAGTCGAGTTCACCGTCGACGGAGAGAGTCGATTCTGCGCTTCCGTACACCAAGCGTCTCCCAGTGTGTATCCGTTATGACGAGGCAGTTCACGCAATCGTCTGCACTGGGTGTGAGAGCCGCCACGACCCCTCGTTTGCGGGCGTGAAACGAGGAGTTGAGTGTTGTTCGAGCTTGGAGCGTATCGATCGCAAGGACTTCCCAATTTCGAGTACCAATTTGATGCTCTCAGCACGAGAGCGTGAGGAAAGTGAGTACTCTGATCGCCAGCTCGCGTTCCTGCAGGCAGTCCACTCTGCCCATCAGGGTGAGTACGACCCCGAATGGGAGTACGATATCTGCTGGGACGATATGACTCGTCTTCAGGAGTACGTTGGCATCGAGGCCGAGGAAGTGCAAGACCTCCTCGACGATGACTTGCTGACTCTCGACTGCACGCATCCTCACCGCCTGTATACGGTCACAGCTGAGGGACGAAATGAAATTCAGGTCGCCTATCGGGAGGGCCTTGCATATGGCCATGGCGTCGGTGACCTCGGAGAATCGAGTCTCCACCGTGTGATGGTAGAGTTCGGTCGTCGATACGTCGAAGAAGCCTACGCGAACGATGCTGAATCTGATGTGGTGGAGGTCGTTCCGTACTATGAGCTCGATGATGGACACCGATTAGATGTTGCGGGCCTGGATGTTGATGGAACCATCCGGGCAGTACTTGAAGCCGAACGTGTCAACCACGATGTACTCCGGGCTGTGCCGGAGGATTACGATAAGATGGCGGCGTTCGACCCTGAGGATGCAATTTGGGTTGTGAAGAACCGCGATGCCGCCCACGACGTACTGGAGGCGTTGAATGATCCACCGACCGGCGAGATTCGTGTCGAGAAGACGTACAGTCGCTCGTCACCGCCTCGGGCGTTCCGCCTTGATGCCCCAGGTTGTTCGCAGATTCATACGCTTCAGTACCTTCGAGACACGGTGCTCGAATTAGAACCGCCGAACTGAGACTGATTCTCGGTTTTCAACGAGACGAGGTGAAGATATGCTTGAGACGAGCAACGATGCCACGAGAGACGGACGTTACTTCCTGAACCTCGTTTTCGAGCGCCTTGCGTTTCGAACGTTCTGTGTCGCGCTCATCACGAAGGCGCGCGTTCTCTGTTTCGAGTTCCCGAAGCTGACGTTCAAGTGTACTAATCGTCTTGATACGTTCCTGCTCACGTTCGTAGGTAGAGTTTCTGTCTTGCGAAGGACGGACATCGACTGCCGAAGAAGACGATCCCGCCGAATCGACTGTGACAGTGGTGTCTTCTGGCCGCGCCTCGTCGGGTTTCTCACTCGGCGAGTAGTGCTCGTTGGTCACCTGAACCGCTCGATCGATGGTCGTCTCGCCATACGTACTGCCGTCGGCGTAGTGGACGACATCCCACTTCTCACGGAGCAGTCCAGATTGTCGAAACAGCCGATCCATTTGGGTCGTGTCTCCACCGGTCCAGAACGCGAGGAGGCACGCAAGCGCCATGTCTGCTTCAGAGTTGCTGTCGTACCCATGCGTTTCACCGCGCCACAGACGTTCGAATTTCGCGCTGTTTGATGCAGCTCTGGCACGAGAGAGTAGTTCTTCGTCTGAAAGTCGACTCTCCGATGATGAAGCTGACTGTGGTTCGGTGGAGCCGTTAGAATGTCCTGGCTCGTCAGGGGTCGATACTTCGTCTTCATCTTCGTCTGCGACGTGCTCGGCGTACACCCCGGAGAGGGCGTCTGTCCGTTCGATAATCTTCGTGGGTGTCGTCTCAACGTGGCTTGCAGTCACCGTGAAGAATCGAGCAGTCTCATAGAGTTCGATATCACCGCGTCGATTTCGGCCAAGGGGGAGTTCACCCTCGATGAGCACGTGGAACCCCGTTCCTGAAGGACTGACCTCGGTGTAGGAGTTGAGTTTGTGGATGATATCCGACGCCCAGTCCTTCGGCGTTTCTGTCTTGGGATTTCGTGCATCGTCGAGGTCGATTCCGACGAATGGGTCGTGGCCACAGAAGACGAAACCGAGCCCTTCAGCAGCACCGTTGAGTGCATATTCATGTGCCGTCTCGAAACTCCCCCACGTTTCGTCGTCGGTTGTGGATGCATAGCGACCGGTATAGGGATTAACGGGGATTTTCGTCTTCTTCTCGCCGCGAGTCTGTTCTCGCCAGCAAACCCATTGGTCGTATTCGAGAAGTGATTCCGGGATGTCGGAGGCCGTTGGCAGTGTCGTCATCTCTGGGGTTGGGCTTCTCATCATCGGGAGACGTCCGAGTACTGAGTGACGTATTCCACTACTGCAGGCAGAGTATTTCATGCTATTCTGCCCCGAAATGATGTGATACAAGGTAAATTGTTCACCAGCACAATATCGAACATCTACACCC comes from the Halorussus vallis genome and includes:
- a CDS encoding PQQ-like beta-propeller repeat protein, translating into MVSRRRLLQAGAFGLSATAGCLSTLRKSGRSLPNDVGDGETQTPGDVPEWTPAWTLPFDDWHVLGLDTADGLLYVTLSKSNGPSSIAAVDPDSQSVRWQTESEGEAVAGSHVPDQQTAKDQWGVTLTEDTVYAVAGPVEKREWSSLHALSRADGMRRWSLKRKRELSVAGVVDGLVVATGLEFFPPPGTTPVSHQTPESPLSTTVYGLDTATGTVRWTRTFTDVQDVAVGDGIYVADTDRLVGLTVDGKTQFTYDQGPGSLVGATTDRVFYVTGQGVSATVHGVSPDGSRDWRRNLPVDEILVDGDRLYTGGDTVAAIDADGTVVWTDNEYGHWLLLDPDRDTLYTRSQIAADAATAYDVSGSKRWTFDPPSKDAWPETATRDAVMVTAITGDHADEPFYTLYAVNANGKATAALGKDTVFDATGLDGTIYIGDGESNLVALNP
- a CDS encoding helix-turn-helix domain-containing protein, with the protein product MGAGIHVEVELTGVDSCPVVSMSEDSEVTSVFTDRRPGPNGSQVVGELTVSADDERSSPECVSEVFSDATESVYRFSNEHGGCPCDRLPDHGCPVRDIHAASGALVVSFIVGDVEALKPIITDLRSRYSSVHVRRLTQSNADGREALLFVDRSAFTDRQFEVLQTAHEMGYFAQPKRADSADVAAELDISAATFSEHLAATQEKLLEQVFEQ
- a CDS encoding group I truncated hemoglobin, with the translated sequence MPQTIYQEIGGQEAVEAVVDDFYDRVLADEQLIEYFEGMDMEALRAHQVQFISSVAGGPVEYSGTDMREAHAHLDITEPDFDAVAEHLEAALRNNGVGDDNVEAIMAEVAALKAPILNR
- a CDS encoding lamin tail domain-containing protein, giving the protein MVLTVGMPNHRWPHFDTVCLNTTIPRIYCGISHVAIMRRRQFISVLGLAAAGSTTSTDTIDFASAATGTLEHLEFDSSASLLNANNGKLTTNSNVAVWAETTASNEDSDGNGDAVDYGSTDIPLVAVDGDVVGFGATLVSNNANFRSGNEEFVLNVWDAHLGGSGTVFYDEGHDQYHPLTDFSNMANYAGENGYSVQATSTLASDLSTADAAWITAPSTAFTSSEKQALSDFVANGGVLFLHDRADYSNYDETANFNDLATSLSLAFRFNDDQVTDNTNNGGAYYKPTTDRYNSAFDYFANRPGMEIDPNATHDVAVVDVNDGDTVDVRFDSGREETVRVLGIDTPEKAQYQQHEREEEWEGIESLDYLATWGANASDYATQELSGINVDLSFDDGEPGIFDTYDRLLGYIHYDKSGNGARDTFYNYDMVAQGYARLYSSSFLNHESFYDAEVTAQADSLHVWTESDPANSTEYRNRDADNLFFPKATTVKTASGALPDKQAAIYAESSATQSTTGGYDYGSDELPLVGVDETAGVAIVGGLLIDESCEQEEGFAVDTSTYENFVVLTNLIDYLSSLDGQVLIDGGHGQFTEDWALGSEDAAYYQRHLEGFDIEFEQVNNLTTDNLSRGQALIVTSPAEAFTSSELSALQGHVDDGGAVILMGASGAPDSAVTNLNDVASGLGSELRLNDDKVTDSTNNVNADSTLPTTTAFDTSYPIFSAYPSVGGTGSISIAEIHEDASGSDSDNLNDEYVVFENTGSGNLDLTSWTVEDSAGHTYAFLSGFTLTPGAQVTLHTGSGTDSSSDLYWGRGSSVWNNDSDTCSVYDDTGALVVQHSYPDSSGTGDISVQSVHADASGSDTDNLNDEYVVFESTGSGSLDLSGYTVEDETAHTYAFPSGFSLDAGATVMLHTGSGTDSSSDLYWGSGSAIWNNSGDTVFVFDDTGAQVEAYSY
- a CDS encoding RNA-guided endonuclease InsQ/TnpB family protein, with the translated sequence MKRANTFEVVPLSNEDEELLRRLLDASAALWNEINYERREHYADPDRDVWEISEYRGRYGGVLGASTVQQIERKNCEAWKSFFALKKKGEANGKPGFWGNSEDGRELRTSIRNTSYSVEWGEYSRLEILVGKDLKDEYGLGYRERLRLEVRGDPNWKEYEKQGRLELFYDEQAQTFRAFQPVTISEDHSRLAHPLASEEAALDIGANNLVACTTTTGQQYLYEGRDLFERFRETTREIARLQSLLEEGRYSSHRIRRLYDRRTKRLDHAQDALARDLIERLYGEGVSTVYFGALTDILDTYWSVETNAKTHNFWAFRAFVNRLACTAEEYGMSVEVRSEAWTSQECPNCGSTEDTTRHRDTLTCPCGFEGHADLTASETFLRRQTTVARSMARPVCLKWDDHEWSESPRSVPNEEHTNLQVASVGR
- a CDS encoding nucleotidyltransferase domain-containing protein encodes the protein MAKRQTAICIDVPPSRDTDVFRIGVADDILRLLADAHETEFTIPELVDATDVARSTVWRAIDLLDSIGAVRIRETPQRNYVSIDPDRLQKDDPILGIEQTEFRDPIRTFVEQVRETIAEADEVNTVLGIIVFGSVARGTADRRSDIDLFIVVDGDRTSARRLITDVVGDLSDQRFDGDRFVFEPYVESKESAQRAGAKLQEIFEEGITVYGDDRLQSIRKAVFADE